The Malus domestica chromosome 08, GDT2T_hap1 genomic interval CAAGGGCTACCAGTTCAAGAAGGGCCATGCCACGTTTCGATGCTTCAAACCACAGTGCCTAGCAAGGtcaagggaagttggtggtTGTCCAGAGTGTGCCAATGATGTAGCAAGAGTTTAATAGTACACACCCTGGAAGTCTCATTATAGGCTAAGGTGAGGGAGGAAGCTTTTTCCAAAAGTTGAGCCTGCTGAGAAATGCGAGTGAAAGGACTATCAGTAGAGCCCAACGACCATGTaaaataccaaaaagaaaaCTCGGCTTCCTTGGTCGGCCTAGGAGAAAGGGGCGTAGAGGAAGTTTTCAAATGCATAGGGGACACTGGAGCTTAAGTGAGTGAAGGAAGTCTCATTTCGAAGGATAATCTGTTGGATGTTTCGATTGAAGGGAAAAGCTTATGGCCTCACCTGGAGgaaattgtggaagaaaaacGGCAAAGAGAAATGAATGGTTGGCAAAGAAAAGCAGTGACGGTGGCGGCTAGCCCGATGCAACCACTAACTAGTCATGATACACCTAGTATGGAACTACCATGGTCTTGGGTCAGACACGGTAGTTCAAGCCTTACATGGGCTCATTAGACGGTATAGACCTTCTGTGATTTTTCTATCTGAaactaaaatgaaaaatcacataaTAAATGGTGTGCGTAGATGGATGAAATATCTGAATAGTTATGATGTATCTCCGATTAGGTCGACGGGAAGATTGACTCTGTGGTGGGATGATAGTTTGAAGGTCAAGGTGGTGTCTTCCAACAGAAATTTGATACATACGGAGATGCGGTTGGTTAGGGACGAGGCTTGGTTTCATGCTTCCTGGATTTATGGAACGCCCTACAAAGCTGAGAATCAAGAATTTTGGCAGTGGCTGACGGATGAGTTTCTTATGACGGATGCTTCGTGGATTTATGTTGGGGTCCTAAATGCAATTTTATCAGAAGTTGAAAAGGTGGGCGGAAGTCAGTGGCCACGGCCGGCCCCACCCTTTATGCAATCTTTTATGACCTATATAGAACTTTTGGATCTTGGGTTCTCGGGACCTAAATACACGTGGAAGGGAACTCGAAATGGGAATCTTATGCAAAAACGGCTGGATCGTGGGATGGTTAATTGGGGTGGAAGTCTCGATGGCCAAATACCTCAATCCTTCATGACAATGCCAGGGCGTCGGATCATTGCTTGCTTATAATCAACACTGACCCGCTAGCTCTTAAATGCAAACCGATTTTCTGTTTTTAGGCGTTTTAATGTaaggaaaagaaatataaagagATCATTGACTGGAGCTGGAAAACGAGATGTGTCAGGGGGTGGGTAGAGCAATGGCAAATGAAGTTGCAAACTACGAGAAGAAGTCTCATAAGGTGGAGCtcaaataaattcaaaacaagaagaaagagatcaaAATGTTGGACTATCACCTTGGGGCCCTCCAATTGAATTGGGAGGAGAATCATAACGAAATTTATACGGTTTCGGAATCCATTAACCATCTTGAGGTGCAAGAGGAAGCATATTGGGCAGCATGCTCACGTATCCAGCGGTTACAGGTGGGCGATTCGAACATAGCTTTTTCCATCAATCTACGGCCTTACGACGGAGGCAAAATAAGTTAGTAAGAATATAGAATGATGAAGGCGTCTGGGTAGAAGAGTCTACGAGAGTTAGACAGATGGTGGAAGAGCATTTCAAGAAATTATTTACGTTTGATGGTCAGCGTTATTAGGGTTACATCCTTAGCTGCATGGGTCCGATTGTAACGACATATATGAACGGGATGTTATGCAGCCCAATTTTGGATATGAAGATTAAGGAAACGATGTTTAATATGGGTGGGGCTAAGGCACCTGGTCTGGATGGGTTCCAAGGgattttcttccaatcttatTGGGATATAATAGCTATGGAGGTCAAGGGTATAATAACCGTCTGCTTGGTGGGCGATGGGTGTCATTTTCCTATCAACTCAATCAATATTGTCATGATTCTGAAGGTTCCCAACCCAGAAGTAGTCAGTTAGTTCTCGCCAATTAGCCTATGCAATTATTCTTTCAAAGTCCTGTCTAAGATCTTGGCGAATCGATTAAAGTCGCTATTGAGTTCCATTATTTTCACCAAGCCAAAATGCTATCATCCAAGGAAGATAAATACAAGATAACATCATTTTGGCTCAAGAAATCTTCCACTTCCTTACACTACGAAAAACCAAAtccaagtttaagatgaaaGTAAGCTTGATATGAACAAGGCTTATGACCAGTTTGAGTGGGATTTCCTTGAGGCAGTCATGGTGCAACTTGGTTTTCAGAGGAGGTGGGTGGACATGGTTATGCGATGTGTGAAAATGGTTGAATTCTCTATCCTTATTAATGGTTGGCCAGGAAACAGTTTTAAACCAACAAAGGGGCTCCGTCAGAGGGACTCCCTCTCCCTCTATCCATTCTTTATCATCGGTGAGGTGCTATCCATGGCTATTAAACAGGTGGTGGAGCAGGGATACATTAAGGGTATCAAATTATCGGCATCGGGTCTGGTGCCTTCCCACTTGTTGTTTGCAAACGACACTCTAATCTTCCTTATGGCTACCAAGGAAAACAGTAGGAATATGTCCAGCTTGCTTGAAGCCTATTGCAAAGCTTTGTGGTAACAAGTTAGCTTACAAAAATTGGTCGTTTACTTTAGGGCTAATACTCCGGCCCAGTTGGCTCTTGAGTTGTGCAACATCTTAGATATGCCGAAGGTGGATGACCTGGGGAAATACTTAGGCATTTTGACACTCTAGGGGAGATCAAAACGTGATACTCTCGCGTATGTTAAGGATCAGGTTGTGGGAAAGGTTGCAGGGTGGAAAAGGTGATTCCTATCTCAAGCTGGGAAGGAGGTTCTCATCAAAGCTGTGACCTAGGCAATACCTATGTATCTTATGTGTGTCTTTCGATTGCCGAATAAATTGTGTATCGAAATCGATGCGGTGTTGGCTACGTTTTGGTGGGCTAGGGTGGACAAGAAGAGGGGGGATTCATTGGATTAGTTGGATGGAGATGAGCCGATCGAAGCGGGATGGTGGAATAAGGTTCCATAATCTTAAAGATTTTGACCTAGCCTTATTTGTTAAGCAATGTTGGCATCTGATTCACGACCCGGACTCCCTTTGGGCTCGGGTTCTAAATGAGCGGTATTTCCCTAACGTCTCTTTCCTAGATGCTAAGAAAGGATGAAGAGCCTCTTCGGCATAGAATAGTTTACTTGAAGGAAGATACCTCATTCTTAAGGGTGAAAGATGGCAAATTTTGGGCAGGCACAAGGTCAGATTTTGGTTTGACAAATGGGTCCTGAGTATCCCTGCGGGGCACCATACCCTTCCCCTTAATTTGAATGTCAACAAGGAGATGATGGCAACTAAGTTTATTGAACCAGTTTCGAGAGGCTGGAATCTTGCTCTAGTTTCAGAGGTTGTTTTGGTGAAGGAGTGCAATACCATTTATATAGTATTCATGCTGGGCCGCTTCTGAGTCCAGGCAAGCTTATTTGGCTATTCGAGAAGAATGATATCTATTCGGCAAAATCTGGTTACCGCTAGTGTCATAACCTTCATTCTCCTGTTATGCATGACCGCCCATCCTCATCTCGTGACACTGATACGCGGGTGTAGGGGTGGATCTGGAGGTGCAGGGCCGCCCTTAAGATGAGGTGTTTTTTGTGGCGGGGTATTCGCAATGCTTGCGCAACCAAGTGGAATCTTTTTAGGCTGCGGTGTGTTTTATCTCCCTTATGCCCCATATGCACTGACAAAGATGAAACCATTGAGCATATCCTCATTCTTTTCCCGTGGGCTTCCCAGGTATGGCACGGGGGTCTGCTGCATCTCCAAATTAATTGGGACACCATTACCACTCTGTTTGATTAGATTTGCTCGGTCTTCAGTTTAGCTTAGAGGAATAAGGAGGACCTGGATCGTATTTTGTCGCAGTTGGCTTTTTCATGTTGGTTTATTTGGAGAGCTAGGTGCAATACAGTCTTTAAATCTGTCCAACCTTCCCATTCCAGGACTTTGAGGACCATTGCTATTGCTATGAGCTCTTTTGAGTCGGCCTTTGCCCCAATCCGGATGCTGGGGATTGGCAGGCCCAGTTCCACTCCAGGTTTGTCCCGGTCTACTCCGTGATCACCTCCCTTTGTCAATTGTGTAAAGATCAATGTTGATGCCTGCTAGAAAGGGGATACCCAATGTTGCTCGGTCGGGGTTGTTATCTGTGATAATACCTCGGGTTATCTTACAATTCGAAGTGTGATGGTGCCGACTTCCAATGCATCTATGGCGGAGGCTTTGGCCATTTTGGTGGGCTACTTGCTTGCAAAAAATTTACATTTTCATGAGGTGGTGATTGAGTCGGATGAGTAAGGTATTATTCGTTCCCTCAACTCACCATCTCTGAGCTGTACTTAGGACCTCCTACCAATTCTTAGTCATGTATGGGAGGTTAGGAGGACGTTCCAAACATGCTCTTGGTCTTGGGTCCCAAGATCAACAAATATGGCGGCAAATTTTGTCACGAGGAACATATCACTGGAGATGTGCGCCTTTGGCTGGGTTGCGAGACCCCCATCTTCTCTTGTGGGTATCTTGAATGATGACGGCCTCCCATGTATGTCGTTGTAATGGAATGGGGGGTTTTGTTGGTGGTTGGGTGACACTGGTCCTTGGCGGAGGCGCTTTCCTATTTCGGTGTTGGTCGTTTGGCTTTCTGTTCTTGTTTGGCCTTGTGCCCTGGTTTTTCTATGAATCCCAGTTCCCCACCCccctctcaaaaaaaaaaaaaaaagattcaacTGTACTAAAATCTCAAGTATCaccttttaattattaattaaataatgttaATGTTATAGGACTACagccagtggcggatccaggattttAACATTGGGTGGTCCCAATAtaaaagctttaaaaaaattagatgaaaatattattaaaaaactaGACAATAAACTACCAACAAActtttcattcataatcttCGTACAAGCAACATATCAAGCTACAAAGACTAAATGCAATTTATGTGCTACATACTACAGTTTGGGGTCATTTTCAAAATGGATCACAAGGTTTCAATTTCAACATTTTATACCTAATTAAATGTCTTTACTTTTACTTTTATTATtggtttaaaacaaaacaaataattcaagTGGGTTAGGGCTTTCCTCTTTAACCCACTATGTCCTAGGttcaaacttttttcttctcttattGTAAAATAAGTGTAGAATTATCCTCTTAGAAAATAaaggaaacaaatgaaaatgaaaacacaaaaaaaaaaaaaaaggaactaaAGAGAAGAACACATAGACCACCAAGATGAATTGATTAGGAATGAAAAATTAGACTAGAAAAGGGAAGGAGGATGAGGGAAGGTGGTAGAGAACCAAAAGGAAATAATTTcaacaaaaaacagaaaagcAAAGACATAAATAAAGTGATGCGGCATTAGTTTCTATAAGCTAGGGCCCAAAAACTAACAGCCTCACAAATACTCAGTAAATGAATAGATAAATCTCTATAAGCCAAGGCCCAAAAACAAATGGCCTTGCAAATACTCATTAAATGAATAGATGAAGCGACACCATCTAGTCGAGggttaagaaaaaaaagagcaatttttctccttcttcttcctcaggcTGCCTCCTGGTTCTTCTTCACTAGCCGCCATTATCTTCACACACCCAGACTTGGGTGGTCCTCGGAGGTCCTTACAGCCACTTATTCTGACTTCCGGGTGGTCTTGGGACCACCTTGGTCCCTTAGTAGATCCGCCGTAGTATACAGCTATTTAGTTTTGGTTTGATATCCCATGATATTTAGTTATTTACATAATGCTTTTACCCTAGATTGAAAATTTGGAATGATTGGCTTTTTGCTTTTAACCTAGGGTTCTATCTTGCACAATCTCATGTTCCCTTGTTGATGCATTTTGTTCGGGGGATGTTCAGAAATTTGGTGCTAGTTTTCATTTCCCTCGGTGGGGACGTTTTAATATAGGCGcctgattttttaattttttagactaAACATTTGTTCATTTTagaaatttgattaaacattttCCTACAAATTTGGTGCCACATGATTTTATGTGCCCATTTTATAGTACTTAAATTACAAAACCTGCCATAGATTTTATCAAAGCAAAACACTGATGCCCAGAATCCTAAATTCTTCacgataacaaaaaaaaaaaaagtttcctaAATTCTTGCCTAACTTATATCTCAGagtttgaatcaaaacaaataTTGCATAATGCATATCCTCCCTACAGATAAGAAGCATTTGAATTTCATAATACATATTAATCATAAATATTTCCTACCAGAAAAATTTTCCACCTCCATGATAACTTATGTCCCTTGtgcatgattttgtttttcttatgaAAAAAAAGGTCTTCCACTCCTCTTCTAACCTTCTTAATTTGTAGCTGCAATTGAACTATTGCTTAATCATGAGCGCATAATAGAGGTACGCTTTGCCTTGTGCTTTCGTACGTTGTTTAATGTACACTttggtatgtatatatatttggtacGACATATAAAACGAGTTTGTAACGTAGTAGTTTTTTTGCGCAATACGTAATGGTAATTTAGTCTGTAACACTTATTTTGTACTTAAAGTAATATTTATTTTGAACGTACTAGTCATTTGGTACATAAAGTAATATTAATTTTAAACGTACCAGTCATTAATTTAGTACgtaaataatattaattttgaaCCTACCTGTCATTTGGTACATAAAGTGATGTTAATTTTGAATGTACCACTTATTTGGTATGTAAAGTAATATTAATTTTGAACGTACCGGTCATTTGGTACATAAAATAATATTAGTTTTGAACGTACTAGCCATTTGGTACTTAAACTAATATTTAGTTTTGAACGTACTAATCATTTGGTACGTAAAGTAATTACCGTAACAAACGTGTTTGTTATTGTAATTAAAATCGTACTAAATATTGTTTGTGCAATGTGAGTTTGGAATGTACCAaatattgtttgtgttttttgtagCACACGAACCAAGTTGGCACTCCATTCTCAAACAATCATTTAGGAAAATTTATAATTAGAATCCCCTACAagtttttaacaatttttagatcaaacatttgtttctttttaagATTTGATTAAGACGCTTTAACTAacagccacatcaacatttgttgtttatttaaattatatatCTTTTTAAGCTAAAACTCTAATTATCAGTTTCCAAATATGTCcttttaagagttttttttaACTATCAACAAGCAGAAAATATTCCCCTAAAAAAGAGgccacataaaaaaaataaagaaaaaaactctTAAAAGGACATATTTGGAAACCAATAATTAGAGTTTTAGCTTAAAAAGatatataatttaaataaacaacaaatgctgacgtggctgttGGTTAAAGCGTCTTAATCAAATcttaaaaagaaacaaatgtttgatctaaaaattgttcaaaattgtAGGGGATTCTAattatacctttttttttaatatttatgaaaTAATAATTAAACAATGCAGTTAGTGTTTTTTAATTGGTGCTTAGTTTTCTTAGTGTGTGATTTCTTTAGTGTGCAATACATATTTCGATATAGTGTTGGGTTTGTACCCAATATGTTCATCACAAGCACTTAAAGGAGAAAGTTTACCAAAAGAAAAGCACTTAGAGAATGTGGtgcatttaaaacatttgataaaaTACGTATGTACGCAGATGGTGTTTCATCGCAGGCAAAAAGCAATCATGCTTATTCCTCTTCCTctaacaactaacaatttaatTCAATAACACCaccgtttgttaaaaaaaaaaaaaaaaaaaaaggacaaccATATAATGTTTTTCGTTAGTTTTACTAAGTATTGTCTCTCTGTTTCATGTCTTTCGCTTACCTgaagctttttatttttttatttgtcgaAAAAGTAAATTTCATTGCATTTTAACATGGGTTGTGCCTGGGCCAAAACAATAGATGGCCCTTAAATTGTATCCTACTGTTCGTCTTAAGACTCATTCTAATGAATGACTGAAATATAAACGATTCTATTGGCATTAAACAAGATTCTGATTAAAATTAtcattgtttattctcataaaACACCAATTATTGAGTCACACTGGAAAATTTCTAAGAAAGTGTGCTTCATATATATAGCATAGATTTTTAATCAGTTCTAATTCCTCCGAGATAGAAGCACCTGGTTAATTATTTTATCCAAGTCCAAAAAAGATAACCCATTGGGACCAGTGGTGGCCTCTTTTGCTAACTTCTTCCATTCCAAGGCTTTCTTCCTCATCACTTTGCCCTCCTCTCCCTCCATCAACTTTCTCACAAGTCCCTCTACGTAATCTCTTTTAACTTCACCCTCGATCTCCATGCCGACGCCCCACTCTTTGCAACAGAACCTACAATTGGTTTGTTGCTCTGCGAAAAAGGGCCAAATGATCATGGGCACTCCACCACACAAGCTTTCAAGAGTTGAGTTCCATCCGCAGTGTGTTAAAAACCCTCCTATAGCCGGGTGGTTCAAAACTTGTTCTTGAGGACACCAACTTGCTAATAAACTCCTTTCTTTGGTCTGTACGAAAAACTCTGCAGGAACCACAGATGAATCCCCACCAACAAGGTCAGGCCTAATCACCCACAGAAAGGTCATATTGCTGTTTGCAAGTCCCCAAGCAAACTCAGTTAGCTGCTCTGCTGTCATGACTGTGATGCTTCCGAAATTGACATAAACGACCGAGTTGGGTTCTTTAGAGTCAAGCCATTCAAGACACTCTGATTCGTTTGTCCATAGGTTTGATCCAATTAAATTCAGCTTGTTATCTGCTGGGATCTGATTGAGTTGTAGATATAGGGGTCCTATTGAGTAAACGGGTGGTAGCAAAGTTAAAAGTGCATCTACAACATCATGCTCCAATGCATCGAACGTGTTTAAAATTATAGCAGATGCCCTTCTTTGAGCTCGTTCAAGCTCAACCATCAGAACATCAAGCATTATGTCATTTGGATCTTTGGTTCTCAAGAAGCTCGGCACATCCCCCAATCTAATATTTTTCATGCCCGGTATCCAGTCTAACACAGTGTCCAAATAGTTTGCATCTGCAGGTAGTATTAGCACCAAAAAAAGTGAAAGTTCTAATTAGAAAGGTAACATGTCTCCGAAATTAGACTCATTTCTTAGACAACTTCTAGCCTTGCAAGTTTAAGTTGTTGGGGAATGAGCCAGCATTCAACATCATGCTTACCCTCTCTCATGCGCTGAATGGAGGTACATAAGATGATAGGAGAgagacaaacaaataaatacaacCCACCTTGTTGGGCATGGATGTACATAGGTCCTCATGCAATAGAAGGCTTTATGATCTTGTTAGGCAACCACGAGCGTAAAAAAATTTAAGGCCTGTTTAATGACCATTTTGTACTTGGAttttagttttcactttttgaTTTTGAAATATGAAGAAAGTATATGAGAGAAAGTGCGTGTTGAGGAAGGGTGGTGGGAAGGTACAAACAAAAGAaggaatgaaaacaaaatttggaaAGTAAAAACAACTTAAAAGTACTTTTTTAGACATTTTATTTCggactaggattctctccccttctATTCGCATCCTCTTCCCTCCCCCTCGTCTCACACTTGACTTGTAGTCTTATTgtgtctataaaaaaaaaatgaaatgttgacttgtttaaTCGTAGCCGTTCAAGTAGGagggaagagaagagagagactaGGAGGGGAGAGAGCCCTCCTCCTTTTATTTCTTTCATGCATTTTCCTTCTATCTGTAACATGAAAATGAAAACTACAAACTACAAAGTAGAaataaaatggttatcaaaaGAACCCTCAAGGTAGATAGttttgttttgtcaaactcacTATATCCTCGTTTTGATTTATAATTAATAGTACCTTTAAGGGGAATAAAACCCTTTTCAATGAGAGGGCGATACTGAAGGCAGCACATCAAGCCACAAGCACTTGCTGTCTGGAACATAACATCCGGGATGCCCAATTCTTGGGCTGCATCAAGAGTCAAGGTCATGCCAACGTCAGAAACTATGCAAGTTACAGGGGGGGAGTTTGGCAAAGAATTGAGTTTGGAAATAAGGTCTCTGAAGGGTGCTAGGCAAGTTTTTCTAATCGAAAGGCATAGAGTGGATATGTCTTGAGTGGCATTGACATCAGTTGGAGGGAGGCCATCGGGAATGGTTTCGAACCTAAAGGAGGGAAGACCGTCAAGAGAGTCGGGACCTCGGGACCTAAGCAGGCGTTTGTGGTTGAACTCTGTGTTGACAAAGGTTATGTGAAAACCTTTGTAGTTGAGGAGTTTGGCTAACTGCAGCATGGGGGTTATGTGACCTTGAGCTGGGAATGGTATGCAAACTGCATGTGGCTTCTCTTTCAAACCATTTGagtccattctctctctctctctctctctctctctctctctctctctctataagaAACCTAACGAAAATGAGATATGGAAGGGGGAAAAGTCTTTTACAATACACCAGCTTTATAGGATACATCGTAGAGGACAGGGAATCTCGACATTTTATATAAACTTATAAACCAAACACGTACGTGCAACAAATTAGGCACTGTACATATGACAATTCACGCCAATGAAGCTTGATGTTCGTTAATCCTAAGAATCTTTGGGACGGCAGTCGAGAGTATATACTTTTTCCTTTATTCTGATCGTCTGTCATGcattgcttttgtttgtttgccgATTTGTTTTGATACTAATAGGTTCTATGGTAAGAGTTTTGACCAAGAGGGGCTTAACCTCATAAACGAGATTAAGTATTTGCTTCATGTTGGAGCGACCAAGCGAGGCATGGTTTTCAAGGTTTTAGTGATGCATGCAAACATATATAGTGTTTTTTGGGATAATGCTTCCCCTCATTGGGGCAacttagacctagtttgggagtgaggtgcttaaaaaaaaagcacatatgaaaaaaagctgtgagggttttaggtgtttggtaaactgaaaaaaaatggcttattttggaagctgctgtgagaataagctgaaatcaaaggaaaaagctgaagctgctatttgtagctttggaaaactggttttttttcaaagcacatggagctacagtgctcctttaatgaaaggacccactatcagactacttttttttccaaaagcttttttgcaaaaaagtttaccaaacgctctgctgatttatttcacagccgcttattctcacagcacagccgcttattctcacagcagctttttttcaaagcacagcaataccaaaccagcccttacttGTCCTTACACTTTGGATTAACGAACCTTAACGTTCCGAACATCATGATTGGAACCgttcattctctttatcatcTTCTAAAGATCATatgcaaaaaattattcaatttggAGATCTTTTAGCCATTCATATGCAAAGAAAAATGGACGGTCCATCATGAGATGCTACTTATTACAAAAATCGTTGATTGGTTGAACATGTATGGATAACTAAACAATCTCtaaattgaatgatttttcGCATATATGATCATTAGAGGATGATAAAGAGAATAAATAATTCTAATTATGATGTTCAAACTGTAAAGGTTCGTTAATTGTAAGTGGGCGGACAAGTAAGTTCCCACAATGGGGGGACACAAGCATTATCCCATTTTTTTAGGATAATGCTTGTGTTCGCCCATGGGGGAACCCATTTATCCCCTCATCTATAATTAACGCATTTCCACAATACAagtaaataattaaacaatCCATCTAATTTGACAAAtccaattattttattattaatattattgtttatacaagttttttttaactctcttttttattttattttttcccaTCTACTCTTATTTTCACGTTTGGTTTTACGCCCACCTCAAGAAAAACAGTGCATTCCTAGACACTACAAGAGAAAATTTGAAAGTTGCTTCGCATATTAAAAATTGAACTCGattaaaatctatcattatacatatatacaaaattcgcaattatgccacaaaataaaacacaaacatcaTTTCAAGCATTCTCGAGTGTTGTTATAGCTACCAACAGTTTCATGTCTGGAATCTACTTGCCCTTATAACatataaggaaaaaaataataagaggcatactaattttttttattttttatttttgaataaacgatattatctatactaaagggGAGGACACAATACAAGTAAATCATTAAACAATCCATCTAATTTGAcaaatctaattattttattattaatattattgtttatacaagttttttttaactctcttttttattttattttttctcatCTACTCTTATTTTCACGTTTGGTTTTACGCCCACCTCAAGAAAAACAGTGCATTCCTAGACACTACAAGAGAAAATTTGAAAGTTGCTTCTCATATAAAAATTGAACTCGATTAAAATCtataattatacatatatacaaaattcgcaattatgccacaaaataaaacacaaacatcaTTTCAAGCATTCTCGAGTGTTGTTATAGCTACCAACAGTTTCATGTCTGGAATTTACTTGCCCTTATAacatataagaaaaaaaaataataagaggcatactaatttttttattttttatttttgaataaacgatattatctatactaaagggGAGGACACAATACAAGTAAATCATTAAACAATCCATCTAATTTGAcaaatctaattattttattattaatattattgtttatacaagttttttttaactctcttttttattttattttttcccaTCTACTCTTATTTTCACGTTAGGTTTTACGCCCACCTCAAGAAAAACAGTGCATTCCTAGACACTACAAGAGAAAAT includes:
- the LOC103448806 gene encoding (R)-mandelonitrile beta-glucosyltransferase-like, yielding MDSNGLKEKPHAVCIPFPAQGHITPMLQLAKLLNYKGFHITFVNTEFNHKRLLRSRGPDSLDGLPSFRFETIPDGLPPTDVNATQDISTLCLSIRKTCLAPFRDLISKLNSLPNSPPVTCIVSDVGMTLTLDAAQELGIPDVMFQTASACGLMCCLQYRPLIEKGFIPLKDANYLDTVLDWIPGMKNIRLGDVPSFLRTKDPNDIMLDVLMVELERAQRRASAIILNTFDALEHDVVDALLTLLPPVYSIGPLYLQLNQIPADNKLNLIGSNLWTNESECLEWLDSKEPNSVVYVNFGSITVMTAEQLTEFAWGLANSNMTFLWVIRPDLVGGDSSVVPAEFFVQTKERSLLASWCPQEQVLNHPAIGGFLTHCGWNSTLESLCGGVPMIIWPFFAEQQTNCRFCCKEWGVGMEIEGEVKRDYVEGLVRKLMEGEEGKVMRKKALEWKKLAKEATTGPNGLSFLDLDKIINQVLLSRRN